From Micromonospora echinaurantiaca:
CATATCTCAACGCCTGAGACTTCGGGTATCGCGACCTCGAGCAGCACGATATCTATCGCCCGCCGATCGAACTGCTCAAGAGCCGATGTGCCGGACATGGCGCCAGTGACGGCGAAACCCTCACCGCACAGCATCAGAGTAAGCGTTTCAGCGAAAGGCTTGTCGTCTTCAACTATTAGAACATGCGGCAAGATCTGATCCTTTACCTAAGGGACGTCTCGTAACCCTGGCGTCTGTCTGTTGAGGATGATCGGGCAGGATGCCTGGGTGCAGGTGATCACGGCAGCCCACCTTGAGTGGATCTTCCCGTTCACCGGGCTGCAGCCCGCCCAGTTCCGCAAGCTGGTCCGGCTGGTCGCCGAGCGTGGCGGTGATGGCATCGCCGACGGCCGGCCGGGCCGGCAATGGGCCCTCGACCTGGCCGACCGGGTGCTGCTGGTGGCCACCTACTGGCGTACCAACCTGACGATGCGCCAGATCGGCCCGCTGTTCGGGGTGTCGCACTCCGCGGCGCACCGGGTCATCGACACCCTCGCGCCGCTCCTCGCACTGGCGCCGGTGCGCAAACGGCCGGTCGAGCAGATCGCGATCGTCGACGGGACTCTGATCCCCACCCGCGACCACCGCCTGGCCGCCCGGAGCAAGAACTACCGGTACTCGACGAACCTGCAGGTCGCCATCGACGCCAGCACCCGCCTGGTCATCGCCGTCGGCGACCCGCAGCCCGGCAACCGCAACGACACCATCGTCTACCGCACCTCGGGCATTCAGGAGAAGCTGGACGGGAGGCCGGTGATGGCAGACGGCGGCCACCGGGGCAACCCCGAGGTGATCATCCCGTACCGCAAGCTCGCCGACGGGAGCGACCTGCCCGCCTGGAAAGAAGCCCTCAACGTCGAACACCGGACCGTCCGAGCAGGGGTCGAACACGCTCTGGCCAGGATGAAGTGCTTCAAGATCTTGCGTGACTACCGCCGCGCCGCCCACACATTGACCGACGCCGCTTCCGGCATCGCCCACCTCCACAACATCATCCTCGCCGGCTGACCACCGGCCTGAGGCCGGGCAACGCCTTCACCCAGTTACGAGACGTTCCTTAGTACCCATTGACCGCCCAATTTCGGTCGTTGACATGCGAAGATCCTCAAGACGGCTAGTCAGCGTCGATCTTGCCAATCGTCGAGGGGTCCGAGTTGTGGTAGGGCGGCTCGGTTGCCTGCAGCGGCAGCGCTTCACAGCAGCCCTGCTTGCTGTGGGGGCGTTCGACTGCATCGACGCCCGGCAACCCGGCAACGGCGAGAGTTACCCGGTCGTAGGCCTGCGTCGTGTCGAGGAGAACGAAGAAGAATTGGGGCGTCGTCCTGTCGAAGATTAGCCCGGAACCCGATGAACTGACGATGATTCCACTCCCATGGGTGGCACAGGTGTCCCGGATTGCCGACTCGAAGGTTTTCGCCGCCGATTCACTGAGGAACTGCACGCCCTTGATGCCAACGAGCGTTTCCCGAACAGCATCACGTTGTGCGGCGGTAGCGTCCGAACGGAGAGTCACGATGGCGCTATAGGGATCCAGCGTCACTTTACAGTTTACGGGCCGCGGCGTTTGCGGTCCCGAAGGTCGGGTCTGCGGATCGGAATCGGCGGAAGGCCCTGCGCTGGGGCCTGCAGCCGGGGCTAACGCCCCGGGGTCTGAACCAAAGTCCGCTGACCAGAGGGGTCCGGCCGCGACGACCATCGCCGAAACGGCCGCGACCGCTCCGGCGGCCGCGCCAGCCTGCCGGCGTCGGCGGCGTTGATTGCCGCGTGCCCGAACCGCCGAGGCCGGCGAAAGCTTTACCTGGGCGAGCACCATTCTCAGCTCGGACCCCAGCTCACGGAAATGCGGGGAATCCATCACCACTCCTTTCCTCCAGCCCGGCTCCCTCACCGAACGCCACCGCCAGTCGGGCCCGGGCCCGGTGGAGGTATGCCTTGACGCTGCCCACGGGCATGCCAGTGCTTTCGGCGATCTCCGCCACGGGATACCCGTAGAGGTAATGCAGGACGACAACCTGCCGCTGCTTGATTGGGAGTTGCTGCAGCGCTCGCACGATTGCTACTCGGTCCGGCCCCGGCCCCGGCGTTGGCGGCGGCTCACCGCGTCGCGCCCAAGCCCTCGCCCGGCGACGTGCGCTACGCCAACGGTTGGCTGCCAGCCTCCACGCCACCACGCGCACCCACGCCTCCGGATCGGCGTAAGCGCTCACCTTGTGCCAGTGCTGCCATGCCTTCGCGTAGGCTTCCTGGACCACATCCTGGGCGTCGGCCAGGTCGCCGTAGACAGCGAACACGTGACCAACGACGCGCACCGCCGTGGCCGTATAGAACGCATCGAACTCGGCCGTGCCGCACCCATCCGCCCTTGCCTCCTGCACCTCCACCTCCCTTGCAATCTCCGGAATGAAGACACCGCAGCGAGTCACTCGGTTACACTCACGGCCTGATCTAGTTGGCATGCGGCGCGGAGCATGAATACCGGGACCACGCATAGGCTGTGTCAGACGACAACGACGGGCTGATCGACGGCGACCACCGACGCCAGTATTACTGGATATCAAAAGATTCAAAACGCATAGATCAGACATAAGACCGCCCGCGCCTAGCATCATCGTTGAGGTGGATCCGAACGTGAGAAAAGTACTACCCACGGCCAACGCCATTTAATTGACGTCATTGAAAAATGCATCGCTCAGAATATTGGCGCAGTCGGCGAATCGACCGAAGCCGCATGAAGAAATTTCCCGTCGGGTCGGTGTCGGTCGATGGCACCACTTTCGGGATAGCCCGCCGGCATCGGTAGACGTTCCGGGTTGAGGTGGCCGACGGCTCAGCCGCCGTCCGCAACGGATCCGACGAGCGCAATCTAAGATTCCAGCTGCTGACCGGCGCTGAGACTGACTACTGCTACTCAGCGACAACGGTTGCGCCCGTCAGACCAAGCCACCTCGTTTGCTTCAGTCCCTTCTTCCGGTCATGAAGGGGCCCGGGAGCAGAATGTCCTTACTCCCGCGCTTTCACGGCTCACAGGTGCAGAGCGGGATCCAGGCCTACAGCGGTTAGTTGGTCGGCTGTGAACGGGCTGCGCTCGCCAGCCCCTGGTCCTCCGTTCTTGTCTTCGCAGGCGATGAAGATTCCGGTGCCGTCCGGCTTGCTCATGTTTAGTAGGTATGGCTTGGCCAGGATGTTCTCACCATTCGGGCCGCGCCTTGGGCTGTCGCCTTGCTCTGCGGCAATGCGGCGCTCGTTTGCGCCGGTTTCGTCTTCCGGGGGGGTCGCAGGATCGTAGTGAGTGGTTCGTGCGATGGTGAGTCTGACGTTGTACACGCCAGTGGGTGA
This genomic window contains:
- a CDS encoding transposase family protein, whose amino-acid sequence is MQVITAAHLEWIFPFTGLQPAQFRKLVRLVAERGGDGIADGRPGRQWALDLADRVLLVATYWRTNLTMRQIGPLFGVSHSAAHRVIDTLAPLLALAPVRKRPVEQIAIVDGTLIPTRDHRLAARSKNYRYSTNLQVAIDASTRLVIAVGDPQPGNRNDTIVYRTSGIQEKLDGRPVMADGGHRGNPEVIIPYRKLADGSDLPAWKEALNVEHRTVRAGVEHALARMKCFKILRDYRRAAHTLTDAASGIAHLHNIILAG
- a CDS encoding RNA polymerase sigma factor encodes the protein MEVQEARADGCGTAEFDAFYTATAVRVVGHVFAVYGDLADAQDVVQEAYAKAWQHWHKVSAYADPEAWVRVVAWRLAANRWRSARRRARAWARRGEPPPTPGPGPDRVAIVRALQQLPIKQRQVVVLHYLYGYPVAEIAESTGMPVGSVKAYLHRARARLAVAFGEGAGLEERSGDGFPAFP